One window of the Macaca thibetana thibetana isolate TM-01 chromosome 1, ASM2454274v1, whole genome shotgun sequence genome contains the following:
- the LOC126948274 gene encoding LOW QUALITY PROTEIN: olfactory receptor 10T2-like (The sequence of the model RefSeq protein was modified relative to this genomic sequence to represent the inferred CDS: inserted 1 base in 1 codon) codes for MQGFNKTTVVTQFILVGFSSLGELQLLLFVIFLLLNLTVLVANVTIMAVIHFSWTLHTPMYDFLLILSFSESCYTFVIIPQLLVHLLLDTKTITFMACANQLFFFLAFAWTNCFLIAVMGYDRYVAICHSLRYTLIMNRRLGLGLXSLSGATGFFFALVATNHICDMTFCGPNRVNHYFCDMAPVIKLACNDTHVKELALFSLSIQIIMVPFLLILISYGFTVNTILKIPSAEGKKKAFATCPSHLTMVFVHYGCASIISLWPKSKSASDKDQLVAVTYTVVTPLLSPLVYSLRNKEVKTALKRVLGMPVATKMS; via the exons ATGCAAGGTTTCAACAAAACCACTGTGGTTACACAATTCATCCTGGTGGGtttctccagcctgggggagctCCAGCTGCTGCTTTTTGTCATATTTCTTCTCCTAAACTTGACAGTCTTGGTGGCCAATGTGACCATCATGGCCGTTATTCACTTCAGCTGGACTCTCCACACTCCCATGTATGATTTTCTACtcatcctttcattttctgaGTCCTGCTACACTTTTGTCATCATCCCTCAGCTGCTGGTCCACCTGCTCTTAGACACCAAGACCATCACCTTCATGGCCTGTGCCAACCAGctcttcttctttcttgcctttgcTTGGACCAACTGCTTCCTCATTGCTGTGATGGGATATGATCGCTATGTAGCCATTTGTCACTCTCTGAGGTACACGCTCATCATGAACAGAAGGCTGGGGTTGGGGT ATTCTCTCTCAGGAGCCACaggtttcttttttgctttggtGGCCACCAACCACATTTGTGACATGACTTTTTGTGGCCCCAACAGGGTTAACCACTATTTCTGTGACATGGCACCTGTTATCAAGTTAGCCTGCAATGACACCCATGTGAAAGAGCTGGCTTTATTTAGCCTCAGCATCCAGATAATTATGGTGCCTTTTCTGTTAATTCTCATATCCTATGGCTTCACAGTTAACACCATCCTGAAGATCCCTTCAGCTGAGGGCAAGAAGAAGGCCTTTGCCACCTGTCCCTCACACCTCACTATGGTCTTTGTCCACTATGGCTGTGCCTCTATCATCTCTCTGTGGCCCAAGTCCAAGTCTGCCTCAGACAAGGATCAGTTAGTGGCAGTGACCTACACAGTGGTTACTCCCTTACTTAGTCCTCTTGTCTATAGTCTGAGGAACAAGGAGGTAAAAACTGCATTGAAAAGAGTTCTTGGAATGCCTGTGGCAACCAAGATGagctaa